A genomic stretch from Mastacembelus armatus chromosome 7, fMasArm1.2, whole genome shotgun sequence includes:
- the ttpal gene encoding alpha-tocopherol transfer protein-like isoform X1: protein MRVCGAAEHFYNGLLPAESTAPLSQSMADQHESIDLRSPPVDRPAGTGLGWFPRAPPPIYSCTLTPELVAKAREELQEKPEWRLRDVQALRDMILKEQPNLRTRLDDAFLLRFLRARKFDYDRALQLLLNYHAGRKAWPEVFHDLKPSTVKHVLDLGFLTVLPRPDPNGRYILCLRPGKWKPNDYPFVDNVRALYLTLEKLIQPEETQVNGIVILADYSGVGMSQASNPGPFLAKRVVSILQDGFPIRIKAVNIINEPRIFKGIFAIIKPFLKEKMAERYILHGSDLGSLHRNIPQSVLPEEYGGLEVQLDMSAWSRVLLDCDEEFIVEFCQPDPLEGVVLPDSMLFEGEQGSGQDDDTFRGLRSQLYYCY from the exons ATGAGAGTCTGTGGTGCGGCTGAACACTTCTATAACGGATTACTTCCAGCTGAATCAACAG CTCCACTTAGTCAGTCCATGGCTGATCAGCACGAGTCCATCGATCTCAGGTCTCCTCCAGTGGACCGACCAGCAGGTACAGGACTCGGCTGGTTCCCCCGAGCCCCCCCACCCATCTACTCATGTACCCTGACCCCTGAACTGGTGGCGAAGGCACGGGAGGAGCTCCAGGAGAAACCAGAGTGGCGACTTCGGGATGTCCAAGCACTGAGAGACATGATACTGAAG GAACAACCCAATCTCCGAACAAGATTGGACGACGCATTCCTCCTGCGCTTCCTGCGGGCCAGGAAGTTTGACTATGATCGTGCCCTACAGCTGCTGCTCAATTATCATGCAGGTCGTAAAGCCTGGCCAGAGGTGTTTCACGACCTGAAGCCATCCACAGTGAAGCATGTCCTGGATCTGGGCTTTCTCACAGTGCTACCACGGCCAGACCCCAATGGAAGATACATCCTCTGTCTCCGGCCAG GAAAATGGAAACCAAATGATTATCCATTTGTTGATAATGTGAGAGCCCTATATCTGACCTTGGAGAAGTTGATACAACCAGAGGAGACGCAGGTGAATGGTATTGTCATCTTAGCTGACTACAGTGGAGTGGGTATGTCACAAGCCTCCAATCCAGGCCCGTTCCTTGCCAAAAGAGTTGTGAGCATCCTCCAG GATGGCTTTCCAATCAGAATCAAGGCTGTTAACATAATTAACGAGCCCAGGATTTTCAAAGGCATCTTTGCTATAATTAAGCCTTTTCTCAAGGAGAAGATGGCAGAGAGG TATATCCTCCACGGCTCAGACCTGGGCTCTCTGCATCGGAACATCCCCCAGTCAGTTCTACCAGAAGAGTATGGTGGCCTTGAGGTCCAGCTGGACATGTCTGCATGGTCTAGAGTGCTGCTGGACTGTGACGAGGAGTTTATAGTGGAGTTCTGCCAGCCAGATCCACTAGAGGGCGTAGTGCTCCCAGACTCCATGCTGTTTGAAGGCGAGCAGGGCAGCGGGCAGGATGATGACACCTTTAGGGGGCTGCGCTCACAACTTTATTACTGTTACTAA
- the ttpal gene encoding alpha-tocopherol transfer protein-like isoform X4: MRVCGAAEHFYNGLLPAESTAPLSQSMADQHESIDLRSPPVDRPAGTGLGWFPRAPPPIYSCTLTPELVAKAREELQEKPEWRLRDVQALRDMILKEQPNLRTRLDDAFLLRFLRARKFDYDRALQLLLNYHAGRKAWPEVFHDLKPSTVKHVLDLGFLTVLPRPDPNGRYILCLRPGKWKPNDYPFVDNVRALYLTLEKLIQPEETQVNGIVILADYSGVGMSQASNPGPFLAKRVVSILQDGFPIRIKAVNIINEPRIFKGIFAIIKPFLKEKMAERRNELRPPETTPYLLTSHETGCFTFI, from the exons ATGAGAGTCTGTGGTGCGGCTGAACACTTCTATAACGGATTACTTCCAGCTGAATCAACAG CTCCACTTAGTCAGTCCATGGCTGATCAGCACGAGTCCATCGATCTCAGGTCTCCTCCAGTGGACCGACCAGCAGGTACAGGACTCGGCTGGTTCCCCCGAGCCCCCCCACCCATCTACTCATGTACCCTGACCCCTGAACTGGTGGCGAAGGCACGGGAGGAGCTCCAGGAGAAACCAGAGTGGCGACTTCGGGATGTCCAAGCACTGAGAGACATGATACTGAAG GAACAACCCAATCTCCGAACAAGATTGGACGACGCATTCCTCCTGCGCTTCCTGCGGGCCAGGAAGTTTGACTATGATCGTGCCCTACAGCTGCTGCTCAATTATCATGCAGGTCGTAAAGCCTGGCCAGAGGTGTTTCACGACCTGAAGCCATCCACAGTGAAGCATGTCCTGGATCTGGGCTTTCTCACAGTGCTACCACGGCCAGACCCCAATGGAAGATACATCCTCTGTCTCCGGCCAG GAAAATGGAAACCAAATGATTATCCATTTGTTGATAATGTGAGAGCCCTATATCTGACCTTGGAGAAGTTGATACAACCAGAGGAGACGCAGGTGAATGGTATTGTCATCTTAGCTGACTACAGTGGAGTGGGTATGTCACAAGCCTCCAATCCAGGCCCGTTCCTTGCCAAAAGAGTTGTGAGCATCCTCCAG GATGGCTTTCCAATCAGAATCAAGGCTGTTAACATAATTAACGAGCCCAGGATTTTCAAAGGCATCTTTGCTATAATTAAGCCTTTTCTCAAGGAGAAGATGGCAGAGAGG AGAAATGAACTCAGACCACCAGAAACAACCCCATATTTACTGACATCTCATGAGACGGGTTgctttacattcatttaa
- the hnf4a gene encoding hepatocyte nuclear factor 4-alpha has product MDMADYSEALDPAYTTLEFENMQVLPLGTDSSPAESTNMNTTGHLAAGSLCAICGDRATGKHYGASSCDGCKGFFRRSVRKNHMYSCRFNRQCIVDKDKRNQCRYCRLKKCFRAGMKKEAVQNERDRISTRRSSYEDSSLPSINALIQADVLSRQITSPAPILNGDIRTKKIATIMDVCESMKQQLLVLVEWAKYIPAFCDLPLDDQVALLRAHAGEHLLLGAAKRSMLYKDILLLGNDHIIPRNCPELEVGRVAVRILDELVLPFQELQIDDNEYACLKAIVFFDPDAKGLSDPGKIKRMRYQVQVSLEDYINDRQYDSRGRFGELLLLLPTLQSITWQMIEQIQFVKLFGMAKIDNLLQEMLLGGSANEAPHAPHSLHPHLVQEHLGTNVIVTTNMPTTIRNGQISTPETPIPSPPTASSSEHYIMAQGVIATMPKQSTSIPQPAITKQEAI; this is encoded by the exons ATGGACATGGCAGACTACAGCGAAGCTCTGGACCCAGCCTATACCACGCTGGAGTTTGAAAACATGCAAGTGCTCCCCTTGGGCACAG ACTCATCACCGGCCGAAAGCACCAACATGAACACTACAGGCCACCTGGCAGCAGGTAGTCTTTGTGCTATATGTGGAGACAGAGCCACTGGCAAACACTATGGAGCCTCCAGCTGTGACGGCTGCAAGGGTTTCTTCAGACGCAGTGTCCGCAAAAACCACATGTACTCGTGCAG GTTCAACAGACAATGCATTGTGGACAAAGACAAGCGAAATCAATGCAGATACTGCCGGTTGAAGAAATGCTTCAGAGCTGGCATGAAGAAAGAAG ctGTGCaaaatgagagagacagaatcAGCACCAGGAGATCCAGCTATGAAGACAGCAGTTTACCATCCATCAATGCACTCATCCAGGCAGATGTACTATCAAGACAG ATTACCTCCCCTGCTCCAATACTGAACGGCGACATAAGGACCAAAAAGATCGCCACCATCATGGACGTGTGTGAGTCCATGAAACAGCAACTGCTAGTCTTGGTGGAGTGGGCCAAGTACATCCCAGCCTTCTGTGACCTACCCCTGGACGACCAA GTGGCGCTACTGAGAGCTCATGCCGGAGAACATCTTCTGCTCGGTGCTGCAAAAAGATCCATGCTATACAAAGATATCCTCTTATTAG GAAATGACCACATCATTCCCAGAAACTGCCCAGAATTGGAGGTGGGCAGGGTAGCAGTGAGGATCCTGGATGAGCTAGTGCTTCCTTTCCAGGAGCTTCAGATAGATGACAATGAATATGCCTGCTTGAAAGCCATAGTTTTTTTTGATCCAG ATGCAAAAGGTCTGAGCGACCCTGGAAAGATCAAGCGGATGAGATACCAGGTCCAAGTTAGCCTGGAGGACTACATCAATGACAGGCAGTACGACTCTCGAGGCCGCTTCGGGGAattgctcctgcttctgccaacACTACAGAGCATCACCTGGCAAATGATTGAACAGATCCAGTTTGTCAAACTCTTTGGTATGGCCAAAATTGACAACCTGCTACAAGAAATGCTTCTTGGAG gtTCTGCTAATGAAGCTCCACATGCACCTCACTCTCTGCACCCCCACCTGGTTCAAGAGCATCTTGGCACCAATGTTATAGTGACTACCAACATGCCAACGACAATCCGTAATGGTCAAATCT CCACTCCTGAAACCCCAATCCCGTCTCCGCCCACTGCCTCCAGCTCAGAACATTATATAATGGCTCAGGGGGTCATAGCCACAATGCCCAAACAATCAACCTCCATCCCTCAGCCGGCTATTACAAAGCAAGAGGCTATCTAA
- the ttpal gene encoding alpha-tocopherol transfer protein-like isoform X2, translating into MLLKTSPLSQSMADQHESIDLRSPPVDRPAGTGLGWFPRAPPPIYSCTLTPELVAKAREELQEKPEWRLRDVQALRDMILKEQPNLRTRLDDAFLLRFLRARKFDYDRALQLLLNYHAGRKAWPEVFHDLKPSTVKHVLDLGFLTVLPRPDPNGRYILCLRPGKWKPNDYPFVDNVRALYLTLEKLIQPEETQVNGIVILADYSGVGMSQASNPGPFLAKRVVSILQDGFPIRIKAVNIINEPRIFKGIFAIIKPFLKEKMAERYILHGSDLGSLHRNIPQSVLPEEYGGLEVQLDMSAWSRVLLDCDEEFIVEFCQPDPLEGVVLPDSMLFEGEQGSGQDDDTFRGLRSQLYYCY; encoded by the exons ATGCtactaaaaacat CTCCACTTAGTCAGTCCATGGCTGATCAGCACGAGTCCATCGATCTCAGGTCTCCTCCAGTGGACCGACCAGCAGGTACAGGACTCGGCTGGTTCCCCCGAGCCCCCCCACCCATCTACTCATGTACCCTGACCCCTGAACTGGTGGCGAAGGCACGGGAGGAGCTCCAGGAGAAACCAGAGTGGCGACTTCGGGATGTCCAAGCACTGAGAGACATGATACTGAAG GAACAACCCAATCTCCGAACAAGATTGGACGACGCATTCCTCCTGCGCTTCCTGCGGGCCAGGAAGTTTGACTATGATCGTGCCCTACAGCTGCTGCTCAATTATCATGCAGGTCGTAAAGCCTGGCCAGAGGTGTTTCACGACCTGAAGCCATCCACAGTGAAGCATGTCCTGGATCTGGGCTTTCTCACAGTGCTACCACGGCCAGACCCCAATGGAAGATACATCCTCTGTCTCCGGCCAG GAAAATGGAAACCAAATGATTATCCATTTGTTGATAATGTGAGAGCCCTATATCTGACCTTGGAGAAGTTGATACAACCAGAGGAGACGCAGGTGAATGGTATTGTCATCTTAGCTGACTACAGTGGAGTGGGTATGTCACAAGCCTCCAATCCAGGCCCGTTCCTTGCCAAAAGAGTTGTGAGCATCCTCCAG GATGGCTTTCCAATCAGAATCAAGGCTGTTAACATAATTAACGAGCCCAGGATTTTCAAAGGCATCTTTGCTATAATTAAGCCTTTTCTCAAGGAGAAGATGGCAGAGAGG TATATCCTCCACGGCTCAGACCTGGGCTCTCTGCATCGGAACATCCCCCAGTCAGTTCTACCAGAAGAGTATGGTGGCCTTGAGGTCCAGCTGGACATGTCTGCATGGTCTAGAGTGCTGCTGGACTGTGACGAGGAGTTTATAGTGGAGTTCTGCCAGCCAGATCCACTAGAGGGCGTAGTGCTCCCAGACTCCATGCTGTTTGAAGGCGAGCAGGGCAGCGGGCAGGATGATGACACCTTTAGGGGGCTGCGCTCACAACTTTATTACTGTTACTAA
- the ttpal gene encoding alpha-tocopherol transfer protein-like isoform X3 has translation MADQHESIDLRSPPVDRPAGTGLGWFPRAPPPIYSCTLTPELVAKAREELQEKPEWRLRDVQALRDMILKEQPNLRTRLDDAFLLRFLRARKFDYDRALQLLLNYHAGRKAWPEVFHDLKPSTVKHVLDLGFLTVLPRPDPNGRYILCLRPGKWKPNDYPFVDNVRALYLTLEKLIQPEETQVNGIVILADYSGVGMSQASNPGPFLAKRVVSILQDGFPIRIKAVNIINEPRIFKGIFAIIKPFLKEKMAERYILHGSDLGSLHRNIPQSVLPEEYGGLEVQLDMSAWSRVLLDCDEEFIVEFCQPDPLEGVVLPDSMLFEGEQGSGQDDDTFRGLRSQLYYCY, from the exons ATGGCTGATCAGCACGAGTCCATCGATCTCAGGTCTCCTCCAGTGGACCGACCAGCAGGTACAGGACTCGGCTGGTTCCCCCGAGCCCCCCCACCCATCTACTCATGTACCCTGACCCCTGAACTGGTGGCGAAGGCACGGGAGGAGCTCCAGGAGAAACCAGAGTGGCGACTTCGGGATGTCCAAGCACTGAGAGACATGATACTGAAG GAACAACCCAATCTCCGAACAAGATTGGACGACGCATTCCTCCTGCGCTTCCTGCGGGCCAGGAAGTTTGACTATGATCGTGCCCTACAGCTGCTGCTCAATTATCATGCAGGTCGTAAAGCCTGGCCAGAGGTGTTTCACGACCTGAAGCCATCCACAGTGAAGCATGTCCTGGATCTGGGCTTTCTCACAGTGCTACCACGGCCAGACCCCAATGGAAGATACATCCTCTGTCTCCGGCCAG GAAAATGGAAACCAAATGATTATCCATTTGTTGATAATGTGAGAGCCCTATATCTGACCTTGGAGAAGTTGATACAACCAGAGGAGACGCAGGTGAATGGTATTGTCATCTTAGCTGACTACAGTGGAGTGGGTATGTCACAAGCCTCCAATCCAGGCCCGTTCCTTGCCAAAAGAGTTGTGAGCATCCTCCAG GATGGCTTTCCAATCAGAATCAAGGCTGTTAACATAATTAACGAGCCCAGGATTTTCAAAGGCATCTTTGCTATAATTAAGCCTTTTCTCAAGGAGAAGATGGCAGAGAGG TATATCCTCCACGGCTCAGACCTGGGCTCTCTGCATCGGAACATCCCCCAGTCAGTTCTACCAGAAGAGTATGGTGGCCTTGAGGTCCAGCTGGACATGTCTGCATGGTCTAGAGTGCTGCTGGACTGTGACGAGGAGTTTATAGTGGAGTTCTGCCAGCCAGATCCACTAGAGGGCGTAGTGCTCCCAGACTCCATGCTGTTTGAAGGCGAGCAGGGCAGCGGGCAGGATGATGACACCTTTAGGGGGCTGCGCTCACAACTTTATTACTGTTACTAA